Proteins co-encoded in one Flavobacterium sp. M31R6 genomic window:
- a CDS encoding GDSL-type esterase/lipase family protein produces MNNSKGYLLFLLILLLFLKNNRIVAQTSLVKVACIGDSVTAGYLLANPVTDSYPSQLQIMMGNNYEVKNFGHSGATLLKKGHTPYCKTKECADAIAFAPDIAIIHLGLNDTDPRNWPNYKEEFDADYAWLLDTLKKQNPKVKLYICRLTPIFNEHPRFKSGTRDWFWEIQAHIERIAKANQVGLIDLHEKLYNRPDLFPDALHPVKEGAAILAQTVYGNVTKDFGGLKLAAVFTDNMVLQRNQPIVIYGKANGGDPIKISFLQQKKTVITDEYGKWKVRFPAMIEGGPYQMTIQNKGNSILLKNILVGDVWFCSGQSNMAFPLQKSENGMAEVNKAIANSKLRLLNWKVIQETDDMAWDSVTLAKTNQLKFFSGSWAVCDSTSAKDFSAIAYYFGKNIAHEENVPIGLIQVAVGGSPIESWMDRYTLEHDDKEVDVLNNWRKSDFIMPWVRERAGVNLKNATNPKQRHPYDPCYNFESGVADFTQFQIKGVLWYQGESNAHNVALYEHLFPVMVQSWRKAWGVDFPFYYVQLSSTDRPTWPEFREVQNKIQSQIPNSGMAISMDYGDEKNVHPIKKKEVADRLARLALHYTYKKAIAANGPLALKAEQKKETIWISFASAKHLSTSDKKAVLGFELVTDKGKHIETEASIVNNQVVISIPKGENIKTVLYAWKPFTLANLVNESSLPCSTFRLEVDTFQKNK; encoded by the coding sequence ATGAATAATTCTAAAGGATACCTATTATTTCTACTGATTCTTTTATTGTTTTTAAAAAACAATAGAATAGTGGCGCAAACTTCTTTGGTGAAGGTAGCGTGTATAGGAGATTCTGTGACTGCAGGTTATCTTTTAGCGAATCCTGTTACGGATTCCTATCCTTCACAACTCCAAATAATGATGGGGAATAACTATGAGGTAAAAAACTTTGGGCACAGTGGAGCAACACTTTTAAAAAAAGGACATACACCCTACTGTAAAACCAAAGAATGTGCTGATGCGATTGCTTTTGCACCCGATATAGCGATTATCCATTTAGGATTGAATGATACAGATCCAAGAAACTGGCCGAATTACAAAGAAGAATTCGATGCCGATTATGCTTGGTTGTTGGATACTTTAAAAAAGCAAAATCCAAAAGTAAAACTATATATCTGTCGTTTGACACCAATCTTTAATGAACATCCTCGCTTTAAATCAGGGACAAGAGATTGGTTTTGGGAAATCCAAGCGCATATCGAAAGAATTGCAAAAGCGAATCAAGTTGGTTTAATCGATTTGCACGAAAAATTATATAACCGTCCGGATCTTTTTCCAGATGCATTACATCCAGTCAAAGAAGGAGCAGCTATCTTGGCACAAACTGTTTATGGGAATGTCACAAAAGATTTTGGCGGGCTAAAATTGGCAGCTGTTTTTACAGATAATATGGTTTTACAGCGCAATCAACCTATTGTTATTTATGGCAAAGCCAATGGAGGTGATCCAATAAAAATCTCATTCCTGCAACAAAAAAAGACAGTAATTACAGATGAATATGGTAAATGGAAAGTCCGCTTTCCGGCAATGATTGAAGGTGGGCCTTATCAGATGACCATTCAGAATAAAGGAAATAGTATTCTCTTGAAAAATATATTAGTTGGGGATGTTTGGTTTTGTTCGGGACAATCGAATATGGCTTTTCCGCTCCAAAAATCTGAAAATGGAATGGCCGAGGTAAATAAGGCAATTGCTAATTCGAAACTTCGCTTGTTGAATTGGAAAGTGATACAAGAAACAGATGATATGGCATGGGATTCTGTCACTTTAGCTAAAACCAATCAATTAAAATTTTTCTCGGGAAGTTGGGCTGTTTGTGATTCAACATCGGCAAAAGACTTTTCGGCAATTGCCTATTATTTCGGTAAAAATATCGCTCATGAGGAAAATGTTCCAATTGGTTTAATCCAAGTGGCGGTCGGTGGTTCGCCCATCGAATCTTGGATGGACAGATACACATTAGAACATGATGACAAAGAAGTGGATGTATTGAACAACTGGCGAAAATCAGATTTTATTATGCCTTGGGTTCGGGAACGTGCTGGGGTAAATTTAAAAAACGCCACCAATCCCAAACAGCGACATCCGTACGATCCCTGTTATAATTTTGAATCGGGAGTAGCAGATTTTACTCAATTTCAAATCAAAGGTGTTCTTTGGTATCAAGGGGAAAGTAATGCCCATAATGTCGCTCTTTACGAACATCTTTTTCCTGTAATGGTGCAAAGTTGGAGAAAAGCTTGGGGTGTCGATTTCCCTTTTTATTATGTGCAATTATCAAGTACCGATCGACCAACTTGGCCTGAATTTCGAGAGGTGCAAAATAAAATTCAAAGTCAAATCCCGAATAGTGGAATGGCTATTAGTATGGATTATGGTGATGAAAAAAATGTGCATCCAATAAAGAAGAAAGAGGTTGCAGACCGTCTCGCCCGTTTGGCATTGCATTATACGTATAAAAAAGCAATTGCTGCCAACGGACCATTAGCATTAAAAGCAGAACAAAAAAAAGAAACGATTTGGATATCTTTTGCGTCAGCGAAACATTTAAGTACCTCAGATAAAAAAGCAGTATTAGGTTTTGAATTAGTAACAGATAAAGGGAAACACATAGAAACTGAAGCTTCAATTGTAAATAATCAAGTAGTTATAAGCATTCCGAAAGGGGAGAACATTAAAACGGTTTTGTACGCATGGAAGCCATTTACATTAGCCAATTTGGTTAACGAATCAAGTTTACCGTGTTCTACTTTTAGATTAGAAGTGGACACTTTCCAAAAAAATAAATAA
- a CDS encoding AGE family epimerase/isomerase, producing the protein MSYSNTELQNLKDFYQNQLLNDTIPFWFPRSIDTEYGGYLLMRDQDGSLIDDDKAVWIQGRASWLLATLYNTVEPKKEWLEGAKSGIDFLNSHCFDTDGQMFFHVTREGLPIRKRRYFFSETFAVIAMSAYAKASGDEAVAEKARFLFGKCIEYATVPGLLEPKFTSTRPSKGIGVPMIMMNTAQQLRENIGDPRCDEWISKWIAEIERDFVKEDIKCVMEQVAPDGSIMDHIDGRTLNPGHAIEGAWFILHEAKYRNNDPHLIALGCKMLDYMWERGWDKEHGGILYYRDVYDKPVQEYWQDMKFWWPHNEVIIATLLAYTMTGDEKYAKWHKMVHDYAYEKFHDDKNGEWFGYLHRDGSIAQTAKGNMYKGPFHLPRQEWYCLQILNEHLKNV; encoded by the coding sequence ATGAGCTATTCAAATACAGAACTTCAAAACCTTAAAGATTTTTATCAGAACCAATTACTAAATGATACAATTCCTTTTTGGTTTCCCCGCTCGATAGATACTGAATATGGGGGGTATTTATTGATGCGTGATCAAGACGGAAGTTTAATAGATGATGATAAAGCGGTCTGGATTCAGGGGCGTGCTTCGTGGTTATTGGCAACGCTTTATAATACAGTAGAACCTAAAAAAGAATGGCTGGAGGGGGCAAAATCGGGTATCGATTTTTTAAACAGTCATTGTTTTGACACGGATGGACAGATGTTTTTTCATGTCACACGTGAGGGACTGCCTATTAGAAAAAGGCGCTATTTTTTTTCTGAAACTTTTGCAGTAATTGCAATGTCTGCTTACGCAAAAGCGAGCGGGGACGAAGCTGTTGCTGAAAAAGCTCGTTTTTTATTTGGAAAGTGTATTGAATATGCTACGGTACCAGGTTTATTGGAACCTAAGTTTACTTCAACCCGACCTTCCAAAGGAATTGGCGTTCCCATGATTATGATGAATACAGCCCAACAATTAAGAGAAAACATTGGTGATCCACGCTGCGATGAATGGATAAGCAAATGGATTGCCGAAATAGAACGTGATTTTGTAAAAGAGGATATCAAATGTGTGATGGAGCAAGTCGCGCCTGATGGATCTATTATGGATCATATTGATGGGCGTACTTTGAATCCAGGTCATGCTATTGAAGGGGCTTGGTTTATTTTGCATGAAGCAAAATATAGAAACAATGATCCTCATTTAATTGCTCTGGGCTGTAAAATGTTGGATTATATGTGGGAACGCGGTTGGGATAAGGAACATGGCGGAATTTTATATTACCGAGATGTTTATGATAAACCCGTTCAGGAATATTGGCAAGACATGAAGTTCTGGTGGCCACATAACGAAGTAATTATAGCAACACTGCTGGCTTACACTATGACAGGAGACGAAAAATATGCCAAATGGCATAAAATGGTTCATGATTATGCCTATGAGAAATTCCATGATGACAAGAATGGAGAATGGTTTGGCTATCTGCATAGAGACGGGAGTATAGCGCAAACCGCCAAAGGAAATATGTACAAAGGACCCTTTCATTTGCCTCGCCAAGAATGGTACTGTCTTCAGATCTTAAATGAGCATTTGAAAAACGTATAG
- a CDS encoding LamG-like jellyroll fold domain-containing protein: MKKLLHEFCLLFCFVYCLNLNAQSGKVLNLNGVNTYMSVADHPDLDFGASQSKTVTCWIKTSTTTGTPRIFAKRAGSSGNGYEFWTGNGSNAGKFAMNMSGTGTPNNISTAGYSPTSVADGNWHHVALVLDASSTRTLYGYLDGVLVNTGKTFTSTTSDFSNALSFIVGATSDAVNSYKWAGQIDNIRIWNKAMTATELQADMTSVITGPTANLLGAWDFENVTGTTVPDISGNNHPGTLFGSPTTSNAYPMVLALDGVNDYMSVTNHSDFNLAAGQSLTITCRIKTADFSKRILSKRPGGTGVGYEFINNSSAGGGQFGVNLTTSAGAAGPPYGTSTISNNVWHHLAMVIDVATTSCKIYVDGALQQTKTTTNIGGSNTVSNTGDLFFGTLNNLASFMNGQLDDIRFWNKAMTATEVLSDKTTIVIGNETNLLAAWDFENVSGTTVPDISGHNHPGTLNGGAAVIAQTNTMQINTVSLVQTELPTGMGDTDQRIVAVKVSASGTVNPLSLSALKFTMTGTTNVSDVTDIKIYSSGTTAVFNLATATLFGSIAPATGALTVNGSKALVSGDNYFWITYDVAAGATEGNVLDATCESIVANSVTYNSVASTVAGNRVVLLGNTLLYTPGDAGSASYRIPAIITAADGSLVTVTDKRWNGAGDLAAKIDPVVRRSTDNGKTWSAPVTIANFGGPNGAGDAVLVIDKATGNLLCLFVAEKGFFASTPTNPIKIQYCRSTDNGITWGAPVDITNQIYGAGCSNPITQNWLGVFIGSGRAHQLRDGSIVAALTVRESSGGINNYMMSSTDGGITWTPSTGRAETGGDEAKIVELNNGNLMMSIRNSGTRRFNVSTDKGLTWGTAYNQADLTDPNCDGDFIRYTSTLDGYDKNRLLHTIPFAGNRTNVSVLMSTDEGASWPVRKTIFSGASAYSSITVLPDGTMGIYYENGENSTYQMYFVRFSLNWLTNGADTFIPNSGLAAKLTSKKAIDSNLNTDLEFNATIDPNPTTDMVRVTIDNAKGNVEVKLFSLLGQLVSNVSLKDNEKEISLSLSNLVSGIYILKVSDNNGTLSQKIIKK; encoded by the coding sequence ATGAAAAAATTATTACATGAGTTTTGTTTGCTTTTTTGTTTTGTTTATTGTTTGAATCTTAATGCACAAAGCGGTAAGGTGTTAAACTTAAATGGAGTCAATACGTATATGTCAGTGGCTGACCATCCCGATTTAGATTTTGGCGCAAGCCAAAGCAAAACCGTTACCTGTTGGATAAAAACCAGTACGACTACCGGAACTCCAAGAATTTTTGCCAAAAGAGCCGGTTCTTCCGGGAATGGATATGAATTTTGGACAGGAAATGGATCTAACGCGGGTAAGTTTGCTATGAATATGAGTGGAACTGGTACGCCAAATAACATCAGTACGGCGGGATATTCACCTACTTCTGTAGCCGATGGGAATTGGCATCATGTCGCTTTGGTATTGGATGCGTCCAGTACTCGAACATTATATGGCTACTTAGATGGTGTTTTGGTTAATACAGGAAAAACGTTTACTTCAACGACATCCGATTTTTCCAACGCACTAAGTTTTATAGTTGGAGCAACCTCTGATGCTGTGAATAGTTATAAATGGGCAGGCCAAATTGATAATATTCGAATTTGGAATAAAGCCATGACAGCAACTGAATTGCAAGCGGATATGACTTCCGTAATAACGGGACCTACGGCTAATCTTTTGGGAGCTTGGGATTTTGAAAATGTAACTGGTACAACTGTTCCAGATATTTCAGGAAATAATCATCCTGGAACGCTTTTTGGATCACCAACCACTTCAAATGCTTATCCGATGGTTTTGGCTTTGGATGGTGTGAACGATTATATGTCGGTTACAAACCATTCCGATTTTAATCTAGCTGCGGGACAAAGTTTAACGATTACTTGTCGTATAAAGACTGCTGATTTCTCCAAACGTATTCTGAGCAAAAGACCTGGTGGAACAGGGGTAGGGTACGAGTTTATTAATAATTCGTCTGCTGGCGGAGGTCAGTTTGGAGTTAACTTAACTACAAGCGCAGGAGCTGCAGGACCTCCATACGGAACTTCCACTATATCAAACAATGTTTGGCATCATCTGGCGATGGTCATAGATGTAGCGACCACAAGTTGTAAAATATATGTTGATGGCGCTTTGCAACAAACTAAAACTACTACTAATATAGGTGGAAGCAATACGGTTTCGAACACAGGTGATTTATTTTTTGGAACGTTAAACAACCTGGCTTCTTTTATGAATGGGCAATTGGATGATATTCGTTTTTGGAATAAAGCCATGACTGCGACAGAAGTCTTGAGTGATAAAACTACTATTGTTATAGGAAACGAGACAAATCTTTTGGCGGCATGGGATTTTGAAAATGTGAGTGGGACAACCGTTCCGGATATTTCAGGTCACAATCATCCCGGAACGCTAAATGGCGGTGCTGCGGTAATCGCCCAAACTAATACCATGCAAATAAACACTGTATCGTTGGTGCAAACTGAATTGCCAACGGGTATGGGGGATACGGACCAACGCATTGTTGCCGTAAAAGTTTCGGCTAGCGGTACGGTCAATCCACTTTCGCTAAGTGCACTAAAATTTACTATGACAGGAACGACAAATGTAAGTGATGTTACCGATATAAAAATCTATTCCAGCGGAACTACGGCCGTTTTTAATCTCGCTACGGCGACTTTATTTGGAAGTATAGCTCCAGCGACAGGTGCCTTAACGGTTAACGGAAGTAAAGCCTTGGTTTCTGGCGACAATTATTTTTGGATTACCTATGATGTGGCTGCTGGTGCTACCGAAGGAAATGTACTGGATGCTACTTGTGAATCCATTGTTGCCAATTCGGTTACTTATAATTCTGTTGCAAGTACTGTTGCCGGTAATAGAGTTGTTTTATTAGGAAATACTCTTTTATATACTCCTGGAGATGCGGGATCTGCCAGTTATCGCATCCCTGCAATCATTACAGCTGCCGATGGGTCTTTGGTAACGGTAACCGATAAAAGATGGAATGGAGCTGGGGATTTGGCTGCCAAAATTGATCCTGTAGTGCGTCGCAGTACTGATAACGGAAAAACATGGTCAGCTCCTGTAACCATAGCAAACTTTGGAGGGCCCAACGGTGCCGGCGATGCGGTATTGGTTATAGACAAAGCGACTGGAAATTTATTATGTTTATTTGTTGCCGAAAAAGGATTTTTTGCCTCAACACCAACAAATCCAATAAAAATACAATATTGTAGAAGTACCGATAATGGAATCACGTGGGGAGCTCCAGTAGATATTACCAATCAAATTTATGGTGCGGGTTGCAGTAATCCAATTACTCAAAATTGGTTAGGAGTATTTATTGGCTCGGGTAGAGCACATCAATTGCGTGATGGATCTATTGTTGCAGCATTGACTGTTAGAGAATCAAGTGGTGGAATAAATAATTATATGATGTCCAGTACTGATGGTGGAATTACTTGGACTCCATCAACAGGAAGGGCCGAAACAGGAGGAGATGAAGCCAAAATTGTGGAATTAAACAATGGGAATTTGATGATGAGTATTCGTAATTCGGGTACCAGAAGATTTAATGTTTCAACTGATAAAGGATTAACTTGGGGGACGGCATACAATCAAGCCGATTTGACTGATCCTAATTGTGATGGTGATTTTATACGATATACTTCAACGTTAGACGGATATGATAAGAATAGATTGTTGCATACGATTCCTTTTGCGGGAAATAGAACCAATGTTTCTGTTTTGATGAGTACTGATGAAGGTGCTTCTTGGCCCGTTCGTAAAACCATATTCTCAGGAGCTTCTGCTTATTCAAGTATAACTGTTTTACCTGACGGAACCATGGGGATTTATTATGAAAATGGCGAAAATTCGACCTATCAAATGTATTTTGTTCGTTTTAGTTTAAATTGGTTGACCAATGGGGCAGATACTTTTATTCCAAATTCAGGTTTGGCTGCTAAGTTGACATCAAAGAAAGCAATAGATTCAAAT